CTTATTATCCGCGGGTTTAAAAGTGGCTACGAAACCGGAATCCGACTTGTGAATGGACTCCGTTCGGGATATAGTTATGGGAATAGTTACTACCGCTCGCCTTTAACAATAAACCTGGAAAGTGTTTCTGTTTTAAAAGGCCCTGGAGCTTCATTATTCGGAGATGTAACTCCCGGAGGAACCATCAATATGGTGACTAAAAAGCCTTTGGATAAACAAAAGGGATCTATTAATTTCTCCGTTGGTAGTTTCCAGACGATTCGTACCAGTGTTGATTTGACAGGACCATTGGATAAAGAAAAGAAAATCCTATACCGCCTGAATGCAGGGTATGAAGACAGCAAAACCTTCCGAAATGTCAATAAGCAGAAAAACTTTATGATTGCTCCATCATTTACTTTCAAGCCTCTTGACGGAACTCAGGTAGATATTGATCTGGTATACGACCAGTTTCATGGATTTCTTGACAGAGGAATGGGGTTGAGAAACAATGACTTTTATGCTCTGGATCGTTCTTTTACATTAAGCCAGCCATCGGATTTTTATAATACCAAAACCTTATCATTCAGTGCAAGACTGAGCCAACGTCTTACCCATAACCTTTCATTGAATGCAAGCTATATGAAATCCATCTATCAGGAAGATGTGAATGAACACCGTACTCTGAACAGCTATGCAGATGCCCCCAACAACACCATCATGAATATGCGTTTCTTTGACCGTCATGGAAAAGATTATACGGATAACTCTGTAGTGTATTTAAAATGGGATCTTACCGGTCATAAGATAGAAAATCACATCGTAGCGGGAGTAGATTATGCCCAATATGAAGGAGACAGCAATAATCAGCAAAGAGAAGCAAGACAACAAAAAATTGATGGAAAAAACATTCCATTGACATTTGATCTTAACAATCCTACTTATACTACTCATGACCTGAGTAATTATGTATGGCTGGCACAAGGAAGTTATCCTTTTTTAAGCCCTTATAAAACAACCGGAATCTATGTACAGGATCAGATTTCATTTGCAGACCGATTCAAACTTATTGTGGGACTTCGTCACGAACATTATTATTCCGAAACAGTAAGTGGTAAAGATCGCTTTAATGCTACTCAGAATGCTTGGTTACCTCGTATTGGACTGACCTATCAGATCAATGATCAGATCAATTATTTTGCAAGTTACTCACAAGGATTTGCTCCTGTTGGGGCTAATTTTATCCAGAACTATCAGGATTATGGCGCTGATAAACCTTTTACCGCCGAACATAGCTTCCAGATTGAAACTGGACTTAAAACCGGATTCTTTAAGAACCAATTACAAATGGATTTATCTCTTTTCCAGATTGAGCGTAAAAATATGCTGATTGCAACAGGTGAAATCAGTACAACAGGGTTTCCTGTCTACAGACAATCCGGTGAAGCGGTATCAAAAGGTGTAGAACTGGACATCCGTGGACAGTTGACCAAAGAGTTTCAGGTTATGGGAAATTATACCTTTAACGATACTGAAGTAAAATCTTCTTCCATCGCCTCTGAGGTAGGACAAGCTCTCCCAGGAGCCCCTAAAAACATGGCCAGTATATGGTTAAAATACGTCATCTCAACCTCAGCTTTAAAAGGGCTTGGTTTTGGTACCGGATTGTATTATGTAGATACCAGACGTATGGACAACAGCATCGGAAAAGACAGCAACGGAAGTGCTCTTTGGGGGCAATGGCCTTCTTACACCACTGTAAATGCAGCCGTTTACTATCATATCGGAAAAATGAAAATGGCAGTGAACGTCAACAATATTTTCGATAAATACTACTTTCTTGGTGGGTTCGATTATACACGAGCCTTTCCGGGAGCTCCAAGAAATGTAACAGTTTCTGTGGGGTATTCTTTTTAAACTTATTTTTAATCTTGATAAAGCCTGGGCTGTTTTTTACAGTCCGGGCTTTTTATTGGATTGGAAAGCGCAAAGACACAAAAGAATGTAAATGGATATCTTTTTAAGACGCGAAGATTTTATCTCCGATAAAATTGAATACTGCTAAGCTTTAATATGGCCACGGATTAACGAATAAAATGATTTGACATTGGCTTACAAGCCCGTGTAATCTATATGGTTCAAAAAAATTAACCACAAAGGGAACATAGATTTTTGCGTTGCATATAAATTATTTATTCGTGAATTCGTTGCTTAAAAACAGTTATTCATTAGCTAATGTATTAATTATTAGCCTATTTTTGTAACTCAAATCTATTAAAGACACTGCTATTTTTCATTATGGATAATGACTTCCAGTTTCATTTCATCGAACCAGATCATAGCATTGCAGATTTTGTAGAAAATCTGGGAACATTCCATAACCGATCCAATGAAGTGAAAGAAGTGGTTATCATTCCGGATGGAAGGGTTGATCTATTTTTTATGCAATCACCTTCAGAACCATTTCACATTGCTCTTATCGGATTGGAAACCTATTCTGAGCAAAGACAGATAGCCCCACAGACCCAAGCTTTTGTAGTAAGCTTTAAGCCCATTGCTGTTGAATATATTTTACATACAACTATTGCTGATGTATTAAATTCGGCTAAGGAGTTACCTCCTGATTTCTGGAACTTTAAAGCTGAGGATTTACAGGATTTTGAACTTTGTTGTACAAAAGCACTCCAAAAGATAAAAGAGCTTATTCCTCAGAAAACAGATGAAAGGAAACATCTACTTTTTGAGCTGATCTATGCATCAAAAGGAGAAATGAGTGTGACTGAACTTTCTGAAAAAGC
This is a stretch of genomic DNA from Chryseobacterium tructae. It encodes these proteins:
- a CDS encoding TonB-dependent receptor, with translation MKHTTKKVLYINGIMLLVPFALSAQETHPIFGKILNQEGKIISNASVSINQGTTTTTSKDGKFQFETPVQYPAQLMIDAKGYSGSHITLDSLSYDDKNGITIHLAENQTDLQEVLITARRNNSYLTNNLELGGKFSGNLKDLPQSVSIVSSEFMEDKQAYTTRDVVQDLAGVTTASSYDDLIIRGFKSGYETGIRLVNGLRSGYSYGNSYYRSPLTINLESVSVLKGPGASLFGDVTPGGTINMVTKKPLDKQKGSINFSVGSFQTIRTSVDLTGPLDKEKKILYRLNAGYEDSKTFRNVNKQKNFMIAPSFTFKPLDGTQVDIDLVYDQFHGFLDRGMGLRNNDFYALDRSFTLSQPSDFYNTKTLSFSARLSQRLTHNLSLNASYMKSIYQEDVNEHRTLNSYADAPNNTIMNMRFFDRHGKDYTDNSVVYLKWDLTGHKIENHIVAGVDYAQYEGDSNNQQREARQQKIDGKNIPLTFDLNNPTYTTHDLSNYVWLAQGSYPFLSPYKTTGIYVQDQISFADRFKLIVGLRHEHYYSETVSGKDRFNATQNAWLPRIGLTYQINDQINYFASYSQGFAPVGANFIQNYQDYGADKPFTAEHSFQIETGLKTGFFKNQLQMDLSLFQIERKNMLIATGEISTTGFPVYRQSGEAVSKGVELDIRGQLTKEFQVMGNYTFNDTEVKSSSIASEVGQALPGAPKNMASIWLKYVISTSALKGLGFGTGLYYVDTRRMDNSIGKDSNGSALWGQWPSYTTVNAAVYYHIGKMKMAVNVNNIFDKYYFLGGFDYTRAFPGAPRNVTVSVGYSF
- a CDS encoding helix-turn-helix domain-containing protein, with amino-acid sequence MDNDFQFHFIEPDHSIADFVENLGTFHNRSNEVKEVVIIPDGRVDLFFMQSPSEPFHIALIGLETYSEQRQIAPQTQAFVVSFKPIAVEYILHTTIADVLNSAKELPPDFWNFKAEDLQDFELCCTKALQKIKELIPQKTDERKHLLFELIYASKGEMSVTELSEKAGWSSRQINRYFTKQLGLSLKAYSTILRFRASLEHIAQGRLFPELNYTDQNHFIKEVKKFSGVAPKELSKNKNDRFILLSVLKGK